One Phocaeicola dorei genomic region harbors:
- a CDS encoding endonuclease MutS2, which translates to MIYPQNFEQKIGFDSIRHLLKEKCLSTLGQERVDEMNFSESFKDINEWLEQVMEFIRIIQEEDSFPDQYFFDVRPSLKRIRVEGMYLDEQELFDLRRSLETIRDIIHFLTLTPNDEEQEKENSPYPALQKLAGDIIVFPQLITRINNILDKFGKIKDNASSELLRIRRELASTAGSISRSLNAILRNAQAEGYVDKDVTPTMRDGRLVIPVAPGLKRKIKGIVHDESSTGKTVFIEPAEVVEANNRIRELEGEERREIIRILTDFSIIVRPQVPAILQSYEFLAEIDFIRAKAHFSIQTNATKPSLEDKQILDWTMAIHPLLQLSLAKHNKKVVPLDIELTQNQRILIISGPNAGGKSVCLKTVGLLQYMLQCGMPVPMHERSHAGLFGSIFIDIGDEQSIEDDLSTYSSHLTNMKTMMKSCNERSLILIDEFGGGTEPQIGGAIAEAVLKRFNEKGTFGVITTHYQNLKHFAEDHEGVVNGAMLYDRHLMQALFQLQIGNPGSSFAVEIARKIGLPEEVIADASEIVGSEYINADKYLQDIVRDKRYWETKRQNIRKREKQMEETIAKYEEELQELEKSRKEILRKAKEDAEKLLQESNARIENTIRIIKEAQADKERTQSARQELTDFKNQIEDIEKKNKEDEIIRKMEKLREKQERKKNKKDKAKAESSQLSIPKEQPITVGSTVKIKGQSSVGEVLGINGKNAIVMFGMIKTNVKLDKLERSTPIQPTQKTMVKSTFVSSETQDRVYEKKLNFKQDIDVRGMRGDEAIQAVTYFIDDAILLGIDRVRILHGTGTGILRTLIRSYLGSVPGVAHYQDEHVQFGGAGITVVDLK; encoded by the coding sequence ATGATATACCCTCAGAATTTCGAACAGAAAATAGGTTTCGATTCCATCCGTCATTTACTAAAAGAGAAATGTCTCAGCACATTAGGTCAAGAAAGAGTAGATGAAATGAACTTCTCAGAATCCTTTAAGGATATTAATGAATGGCTGGAACAGGTAATGGAATTCATACGCATCATACAAGAGGAAGACAGTTTTCCCGACCAATATTTTTTTGATGTACGCCCATCACTAAAACGTATCCGCGTAGAAGGTATGTATTTGGATGAGCAAGAACTGTTTGATTTACGCCGTTCTTTAGAAACAATTCGTGATATCATCCATTTTCTGACACTGACCCCGAATGACGAAGAACAAGAAAAAGAAAACTCCCCCTACCCTGCCCTACAAAAACTGGCAGGAGATATTATCGTGTTTCCTCAACTCATTACGCGTATTAACAACATCTTAGACAAATTCGGAAAAATCAAAGACAACGCTTCTTCCGAATTATTACGCATCCGCAGAGAGTTGGCCTCGACAGCCGGAAGCATATCACGCAGTTTGAATGCAATTCTACGCAACGCTCAAGCAGAAGGTTATGTTGATAAAGATGTAACTCCTACCATGCGTGACGGAAGACTCGTCATCCCTGTCGCACCGGGATTAAAACGGAAAATCAAGGGAATTGTACACGATGAATCATCCACTGGCAAAACAGTTTTCATAGAACCGGCCGAAGTAGTGGAAGCAAACAATAGAATACGGGAATTGGAAGGAGAAGAACGCCGGGAAATCATCCGTATCCTGACAGATTTCTCTATCATAGTCCGTCCACAGGTCCCCGCCATCCTCCAGTCATACGAGTTTTTGGCAGAAATTGATTTTATCCGTGCCAAAGCCCATTTTTCAATTCAGACGAACGCCACCAAACCATCATTGGAAGACAAACAGATTTTGGATTGGACCATGGCCATACACCCACTATTACAACTCTCGCTGGCCAAGCATAATAAAAAGGTTGTTCCTCTAGATATAGAACTAACTCAAAATCAACGTATCCTAATTATATCCGGACCGAATGCCGGAGGTAAATCCGTTTGTCTGAAGACTGTGGGATTACTACAATATATGTTACAATGTGGTATGCCGGTTCCGATGCATGAACGTAGCCATGCCGGATTATTCGGCAGTATCTTTATAGACATAGGTGACGAACAAAGTATCGAAGACGATCTGAGTACCTACTCCTCACACCTTACCAACATGAAAACAATGATGAAAAGCTGTAACGAACGCAGCCTTATCCTCATTGATGAATTCGGCGGAGGTACAGAACCACAAATTGGAGGAGCCATAGCTGAAGCTGTGTTGAAACGTTTCAATGAAAAGGGCACATTCGGCGTTATCACTACTCATTATCAAAATTTGAAACATTTTGCCGAAGATCACGAAGGAGTGGTTAATGGCGCCATGTTATATGACAGGCATTTAATGCAAGCTTTATTCCAATTACAAATAGGAAATCCGGGAAGTTCATTTGCAGTAGAAATAGCTAGGAAAATAGGTTTACCGGAAGAAGTAATAGCCGACGCATCCGAAATTGTAGGGAGTGAATATATCAATGCTGATAAATATCTACAAGATATCGTACGTGACAAACGTTATTGGGAAACCAAGCGTCAGAACATCCGCAAACGAGAAAAACAGATGGAAGAAACCATCGCCAAATACGAAGAAGAACTACAGGAACTGGAGAAAAGTCGTAAAGAGATTTTGCGAAAGGCCAAAGAAGATGCGGAAAAATTGTTACAGGAATCAAATGCCCGAATTGAAAATACCATCCGTATCATCAAGGAAGCACAAGCCGATAAAGAACGTACACAATCGGCACGTCAGGAACTGACTGATTTTAAAAATCAGATAGAAGATATCGAGAAAAAGAACAAGGAAGATGAAATCATCCGGAAAATGGAAAAACTCCGTGAAAAACAAGAGCGGAAAAAAAACAAAAAGGATAAAGCCAAGGCGGAATCTTCCCAACTGTCAATACCCAAAGAACAGCCTATCACTGTAGGTAGTACTGTAAAGATCAAAGGTCAATCCAGTGTCGGAGAAGTACTAGGAATTAATGGCAAAAATGCAATAGTTATGTTCGGAATGATAAAAACCAATGTAAAACTGGATAAGCTGGAACGTAGCACACCAATACAGCCCACCCAGAAAACAATGGTAAAAAGTACCTTCGTCAGCAGTGAAACACAAGATCGGGTATATGAAAAGAAACTAAATTTCAAACAAGATATTGATGTACGCGGTATGCGTGGCGATGAAGCTATACAGGCAGTAACTTATTTTATCGATGATGCCATACTATTGGGAATAGACCGTGTACGTATCCTTCACGGAACAGGTACAGGCATACTACGCACCCTGATTCGCAGCTATTTGGGAAGTGTTCCAGGAGTAGCACACTATCAAGACGAACACGTACAATTTGGTGGGGCAGGTATTACTGTAGTAGACTTAAAATAA
- a CDS encoding PH domain-containing protein — MSYIQNNLQAGEEIKYKADIHWYIFAYPVILLLLSVFFSSAQTGFFHYVSLFLLLSGLFQLIKRILLKMGTEYVVTNKKVILKSGILSRDALELVLNKCEGIRINQSLMGRMLGFGSIVVTTGGVTNKFDFITNPIKFRNEINAQIQ; from the coding sequence ATGAGCTATATCCAAAACAATCTACAAGCTGGTGAAGAAATAAAATACAAAGCAGATATTCACTGGTATATATTTGCATATCCGGTAATACTACTATTATTAAGCGTTTTCTTTTCTTCTGCACAAACCGGATTTTTCCATTATGTTAGCTTATTTCTATTATTGTCCGGATTATTCCAATTGATAAAAAGAATTCTTCTTAAGATGGGCACTGAATATGTTGTCACAAACAAGAAAGTCATTCTAAAATCCGGTATTTTAAGCCGGGATGCCCTTGAATTGGTTTTAAACAAATGCGAAGGGATACGGATTAATCAAAGCCTCATGGGACGTATGCTCGGTTTTGGTTCTATTGTAGTTACTACAGGCGGAGTCACCAACAAATTTGACTTTATCACCAATCCTATAAAGTTCAGAAACGAAATCAATGCGCAGATTCAATAA
- a CDS encoding Crp/Fnr family transcriptional regulator, protein MTNIIDNMLSLCPVSEDTIQELKKCMILCRFPKKYQLIKENTFCKSAYFIEKGMTRSFWLVNGEEITTSFSWEGGIVFSMDELYYNKPSEEFVETLEDVVVYKISLVDLTKLFQTNIELANWGRIIHQNEYRRLHRSHKERLTLPAKERYEEFKQQFPQICQRVKLRYIASYLGITLPTLSRLRAKK, encoded by the coding sequence ATGACAAACATTATAGATAATATGCTCTCTTTGTGTCCGGTTTCTGAAGATACGATACAAGAACTGAAAAAATGTATGATTTTATGTCGTTTCCCTAAGAAATATCAGTTAATAAAGGAGAATACATTTTGTAAATCAGCTTATTTCATAGAAAAAGGAATGACGCGTTCTTTCTGGCTTGTAAATGGAGAAGAAATAACAACCTCCTTTTCATGGGAAGGAGGTATTGTTTTCAGTATGGACGAGTTGTACTATAATAAGCCGAGCGAGGAATTTGTGGAAACGCTTGAAGATGTAGTTGTTTACAAAATATCATTAGTTGATTTAACCAAGCTGTTTCAGACTAATATTGAATTGGCTAATTGGGGGAGGATTATTCATCAAAATGAGTACAGGCGTTTGCATCGTTCTCACAAAGAACGGCTGACTTTGCCTGCAAAAGAAAGATATGAGGAGTTTAAACAACAGTTTCCTCAAATATGCCAACGGGTGAAGTTAAGGTATATTGCATCTTATTTGGGTATAACACTTCCCACACTTAGTCGTCTTCGAGCTAAAAAATAA
- a CDS encoding acyltransferase family protein yields the protein MEKISSAAFTDTKPHYDLLDGLRGVAALMVIWYHVFEGFAFASAGNIETLNHGYLAVDFFFILSGFVIGYAYDDRWGKNFTMKDFFKRRLIRLHPMVIMGAVLGAITFCIKGCVQWDGTHVAISMIMLSLLCTIFFIPAMPGVGYEVRGNGEMFPLNGPCWSLFFEYIGNILYALFIRRLSNKALAVLVVLLGMALASFAVFNVSGYGNMGVGWTLDGVNFLGGTLRMLFPFSLGMLMSRNFKPMKVNGAFWICTIILIALFSVPYLEGLEPICMNGIYEAFCVIAVFPFLVWLGASGTTTDKQSTKICKFLGDISYPVYVVHYPLMYLFYAWLIENKLYTLGETWYVAVGVFVLSVILACLCLKLYDEPVRKWLSKKFLAPK from the coding sequence ATGGAAAAAATCTCTTCTGCAGCATTTACAGATACAAAGCCTCATTATGATCTTCTTGATGGATTGAGAGGAGTCGCTGCTCTTATGGTAATATGGTATCATGTATTTGAAGGCTTTGCTTTTGCTAGTGCCGGTAATATCGAGACTCTCAACCACGGGTATCTTGCTGTGGATTTCTTTTTTATTCTTTCGGGTTTTGTTATCGGTTATGCGTATGATGACCGTTGGGGGAAGAATTTCACTATGAAAGACTTTTTCAAACGCCGTTTGATCCGTCTTCATCCGATGGTAATTATGGGTGCTGTTTTGGGAGCTATTACGTTCTGTATTAAAGGTTGTGTGCAATGGGATGGAACGCATGTCGCCATTTCCATGATTATGTTGTCTTTGCTTTGTACAATATTCTTTATTCCTGCCATGCCGGGTGTGGGATATGAAGTTCGTGGTAATGGTGAGATGTTTCCATTGAACGGACCTTGCTGGTCCCTGTTTTTTGAGTATATAGGTAATATTCTTTATGCGTTGTTCATTCGTCGTTTGTCTAATAAAGCATTGGCTGTGCTGGTTGTGTTGCTGGGTATGGCATTAGCGTCATTTGCTGTTTTCAATGTATCTGGTTATGGGAATATGGGAGTGGGATGGACACTCGACGGAGTGAATTTCTTAGGTGGAACCTTGCGTATGCTTTTCCCATTCTCGTTGGGTATGTTGATGTCGCGTAACTTCAAGCCTATGAAGGTGAATGGGGCATTTTGGATATGTACTATTATACTGATTGCGCTGTTCTCGGTTCCTTATCTGGAAGGATTGGAGCCGATTTGCATGAATGGTATTTATGAAGCTTTTTGTGTAATTGCGGTTTTTCCTTTTCTTGTGTGGCTGGGGGCGTCGGGTACTACTACGGATAAGCAGTCTACAAAGATATGCAAGTTCTTGGGAGATATATCCTATCCGGTTTATGTAGTACATTATCCGTTGATGTATTTGTTCTACGCATGGTTGATTGAGAATAAACTTTATACATTGGGAGAAACTTGGTATGTAGCTGTGGGTGTTTTTGTTTTGAGTGTCATTTTGGCTTGCCTGTGTCTGAAACTGTATGATGAGCCCGTAAGAAAATGGCTGAGTAAGAAGTTTCTTGCTCCCAAATAA
- a CDS encoding Fur family transcriptional regulator, whose translation MNETIYLKKLEQREIKPTAIRLLILKTMMQHKEAFSLLDLENELDTVDKSTIYRTITLFLAHHLVHGIDDGTGSLKYAVCSNDCNCEVDDLHTHFYCENCHRTFCMKSIHVPIVTLPPGFTVQSINYVLKGLCSECSHQHV comes from the coding sequence ATGAATGAAACAATCTATTTAAAAAAATTGGAACAGCGGGAAATCAAACCGACAGCCATACGTCTGCTTATTCTAAAAACCATGATGCAGCACAAAGAAGCATTTTCACTGTTGGATTTGGAAAACGAATTGGATACGGTAGACAAATCAACCATCTACCGCACCATAACCCTTTTTTTAGCCCATCATTTGGTTCATGGCATTGATGACGGCACAGGATCGTTAAAATATGCCGTGTGCAGTAATGATTGCAATTGTGAGGTAGACGATCTCCACACTCACTTTTATTGTGAGAACTGTCATCGCACGTTTTGTATGAAAAGTATCCACGTGCCCATCGTGACACTACCTCCCGGATTCACCGTACAAAGTATCAATTATGTCCTGAAAGGTCTATGCTCGGAATGCTCTCATCAACATGTGTGA
- a CDS encoding heavy metal translocating P-type ATPase codes for MKKIKLESVFNEFTLMGIAVSGAFYLGEYWEGIAVILFYLIGEWFQHKAVHKARSNIKALLDVRPETATVVYNNTYKITAPEKVQPGETIEVKVGEKVSLDGFLLEDSASFNTAALTGESVPRTLYKQEEVLAGMIASDKVVRIKVNKPYDQSTLARILTLVQDAAERKAPAELFIRRFARIYTPIVTGLAILVVILPYLYSLIKPEFIFVFDDWFYRALVFLVISCPCALVVSIPLGYFGGIGAASHKGILFKGGNYLDAITQINTVVFDKTGTLTQGVFSVQAISAAEGVSQKELLQLIASIESFSNHPIAKAIVKYAEEQSISLNSSLRITEFAGYGIKAVTNGKEVYVGNTRLLSKYGISFPYEISNMTETIVLCAMENKYLGYLSLADTPKPDAVQAIRELKDLNINNIQILSGDKQTIVSNLAEKIGVTHAFGDLLPEGKVAHLEQLKANFENRVAFVGDGINDTPVLALSDVGIAMGGLGCDAAIETADVVIQTDQPSKVAEAIKIGKQTHRIVWQNISMAFGVKLLVLLLGAGGMATMWEAIFADVGVALLAIFNAMRIQK; via the coding sequence ATGAAAAAAATAAAATTAGAATCAGTTTTCAATGAATTCACTTTAATGGGGATAGCTGTATCAGGAGCATTCTATCTAGGAGAATACTGGGAAGGTATTGCCGTTATTCTGTTCTATCTCATAGGTGAATGGTTCCAACACAAAGCTGTACACAAAGCACGCAGCAACATCAAAGCATTATTGGATGTACGTCCCGAAACAGCCACTGTAGTATATAATAACACATATAAAATAACAGCACCGGAAAAAGTACAGCCAGGAGAAACCATTGAAGTAAAAGTTGGAGAAAAAGTATCTCTAGACGGATTTTTACTGGAAGATTCCGCTTCATTTAATACGGCCGCCCTAACCGGAGAAAGTGTTCCCCGGACTCTATATAAACAAGAAGAAGTTTTAGCAGGAATGATCGCTTCAGATAAAGTGGTACGGATCAAAGTAAACAAACCGTATGATCAAAGTACGTTAGCACGTATCCTCACTTTAGTACAAGATGCAGCAGAAAGAAAAGCCCCTGCCGAATTATTTATCCGCCGTTTTGCACGAATTTATACACCGATAGTGACAGGACTGGCGATACTAGTTGTCATACTCCCCTATTTATACTCTCTGATAAAACCTGAATTCATTTTTGTTTTTGATGATTGGTTCTATCGGGCTTTAGTATTCCTAGTCATATCATGTCCTTGCGCATTAGTGGTCAGCATTCCATTAGGATACTTTGGAGGTATTGGTGCCGCATCTCACAAAGGGATTCTTTTCAAAGGGGGTAATTATCTAGATGCCATAACCCAAATAAACACCGTAGTATTCGATAAAACCGGAACACTCACCCAAGGTGTATTCAGTGTTCAGGCAATATCGGCAGCCGAAGGTGTTTCGCAAAAGGAACTGCTTCAACTTATCGCCTCTATAGAGAGTTTCAGCAATCATCCTATCGCAAAAGCCATTGTCAAATATGCGGAAGAACAAAGTATATCTCTTAACTCGTCACTGAGAATCACTGAATTTGCCGGATATGGAATAAAAGCCGTAACAAACGGTAAAGAAGTATATGTAGGAAATACACGGTTATTATCAAAATACGGCATCTCTTTTCCCTATGAAATCAGCAACATGACAGAAACAATCGTGCTATGTGCAATGGAAAACAAATATTTGGGATATCTTTCATTGGCGGATACCCCAAAACCTGATGCTGTACAAGCCATCCGCGAGCTGAAAGACTTAAATATTAATAATATTCAAATATTATCGGGAGATAAACAGACAATTGTTTCTAATTTAGCCGAAAAGATAGGTGTCACACATGCTTTCGGCGATTTACTACCCGAAGGTAAAGTAGCACATTTAGAACAATTAAAAGCAAATTTTGAAAATCGTGTAGCTTTTGTAGGAGACGGTATCAATGATACTCCCGTACTGGCACTCAGCGATGTTGGGATTGCCATGGGTGGTCTAGGCTGTGACGCTGCTATAGAGACTGCGGATGTAGTGATACAAACAGACCAACCCAGTAAAGTAGCGGAAGCTATAAAAATAGGAAAACAGACCCATCGCATTGTATGGCAAAATATATCGATGGCATTCGGAGTGAAATTGTTAGTATTGCTATTAGGAGCCGGCGGAATGGCCACTATGTGGGAAGCTATATTTGCAGATGTAGGCGTAGCTTTACTCGCCATTTTTAATGCAATGAGAATACAGAAATGA
- a CDS encoding alpha/beta hydrolase, producing the protein MKKIYWAFWIGSWCLSVGMQAAKVDTLSVHSDAMNKEVQVITICPDKAMAGEKCPVLYLLHGYGGNAGTWLGIKPELPQIADKEGIIFVCPDGKNSWYWDSPLNKEYRYETFVSKELVNYIDKNFTTKVERGGRAITGLSMGGHGSLWLSIRHKDVFGGGGSMSGGLDIRPFPNNWEMKKQLGEEASNKQRWDEHTVINQLDKIKNGDLAVIIDCGCDDFFLEVNKAVHEKLLKKKINHDFIIRPGGHTGRYWNNAIDYQILFFSKFFNKSK; encoded by the coding sequence ATGAAAAAAATATATTGGGCTTTTTGGATAGGAAGCTGGTGTTTGTCTGTGGGAATGCAGGCGGCCAAAGTGGATACTTTGTCGGTACATAGTGACGCAATGAATAAGGAGGTTCAGGTAATTACCATCTGTCCGGATAAAGCCATGGCAGGTGAAAAATGTCCCGTACTTTATCTGCTTCACGGATATGGAGGCAATGCGGGAACGTGGCTCGGTATAAAACCGGAATTACCTCAAATAGCTGACAAGGAAGGAATCATTTTTGTTTGTCCGGACGGGAAGAACAGTTGGTATTGGGACAGCCCTTTGAATAAGGAGTACCGTTATGAAACATTCGTATCAAAAGAATTGGTGAACTATATTGATAAGAATTTTACTACGAAAGTGGAGAGAGGGGGACGTGCTATCACCGGGTTAAGTATGGGTGGTCATGGAAGTTTATGGTTGTCCATCCGTCATAAAGATGTCTTTGGAGGAGGAGGTAGTATGAGCGGAGGTTTAGATATCCGTCCGTTTCCCAATAATTGGGAGATGAAGAAGCAATTAGGCGAAGAAGCGAGCAACAAGCAGAGATGGGACGAACATACGGTAATTAATCAGTTGGATAAGATAAAAAATGGTGATCTGGCTGTTATAATAGATTGCGGTTGTGATGATTTCTTTCTGGAAGTGAATAAGGCTGTACACGAAAAACTGTTGAAGAAGAAAATAAATCATGACTTTATCATCCGTCCGGGCGGGCATACAGGCAGGTATTGGAATAATGCCATAGACTATCAAATACTATTTTTCAGTAAGTTCTTTAATAAATCGAAATAA
- a CDS encoding SDR family oxidoreductase, with protein sequence MDKIVFITGASSGIGAGCARKFASQGASLILNARNVNKLSALKEELEKQYGTEIYLLPFDVRDRKAATSALESLPKEWQSIDILVNNAGLVIGTDKEQEGSLDEWDIVIDTNVKALLAMTRLIVPGMVERKRGHIINIGSIAGDAAYPGGSVYCATKAAVKALSDGLRIDLVDTPLRVTNIKPGLVETNFSVIRFRGDKEKADNVYKGIRPLTGDDIAETVYFAASVPEYMQIAEMLVMPTYQATGTIVSRK encoded by the coding sequence ATGGATAAAATTGTTTTTATTACAGGAGCTTCCAGCGGTATCGGTGCCGGATGCGCTCGCAAGTTTGCTTCACAGGGAGCAAGTTTGATTTTAAATGCTCGTAACGTAAATAAACTGAGTGCATTGAAAGAAGAATTAGAAAAGCAATATGGTACGGAAATATATTTGCTTCCTTTTGACGTGCGCGACCGTAAGGCGGCAACGTCTGCTTTGGAATCATTACCCAAGGAATGGCAATCCATTGATATACTGGTGAATAATGCTGGGTTGGTTATCGGTACGGATAAAGAACAGGAAGGTAGTCTGGATGAGTGGGATATTGTCATAGATACTAATGTTAAGGCTTTGCTGGCAATGACACGCCTGATTGTACCGGGAATGGTGGAACGTAAACGAGGACATATTATTAATATTGGTTCTATTGCCGGAGATGCTGCTTATCCGGGAGGTAGTGTGTATTGTGCTACAAAGGCCGCTGTGAAAGCTTTATCGGATGGACTGCGTATAGATTTAGTTGATACTCCATTGAGAGTGACTAATATTAAACCGGGGTTGGTAGAAACAAATTTTTCAGTTATTCGTTTCCGAGGAGATAAGGAAAAGGCGGATAATGTATATAAAGGTATTCGTCCATTGACGGGAGATGATATTGCGGAAACTGTTTATTTTGCTGCTTCTGTACCAGAATATATGCAGATTGCAGAAATGTTGGTTATGCCTACTTATCAAGCTACAGGGACAATTGTTTCACGCAAATAA
- a CDS encoding cyclomaltodextrinase C-terminal domain-containing protein: MEKKTVKYHIPQHGIYMYARTNSGKTELIVLNSTNAEQVVANNHYRIMTNDSKSGKELISGKKIDLTKNMTVGARQSLIIEL, encoded by the coding sequence ATGGAAAAGAAAACAGTTAAGTACCATATTCCCCAACACGGAATATATATGTACGCACGTACTAATTCTGGGAAAACTGAACTCATTGTCCTAAACAGCACCAATGCCGAACAAGTGGTGGCTAATAACCACTACCGCATAATGACAAATGACTCAAAAAGCGGTAAAGAACTTATCAGTGGCAAAAAAATTGACCTTACCAAAAATATGACAGTCGGTGCACGTCAATCATTGATTATTGAATTATAA
- a CDS encoding sodium ion-translocating decarboxylase subunit beta: MGEFINFLGNNLADFWTYTGFANATVGHIVMILIGLFFIYLAVAKEFEPMLLIPIGFGILIGNIPFNMEAGLKVGIYEEGSVLNILYQGVTSGWYPPLIFLGIGAMTDFSALISNPKLMLIGAAAQFGIFGAYMIALAMGFDPMQAGAIGIIGGADGPTAIFLSSKLAPNLMGAIAVSAYSYMALVPVIQPPIMRLLTTKHERLIRMKPPRVVSHTEKVMFPIIGLLLTCFLVPSGLPLLGMLFFGNLLKESGVTRRLAETARGPLIDTITILLGLTVGASTQASEFLTIDSILIFALGALSFIIATASGVIFVKIFNLVLGKDNKINPLIGNAGVSAVPDSARISQVIGLEYDPTNYLLMHAMGPNVAGVIGSAVAAGILLGFLM; this comes from the coding sequence ATGGGAGAATTTATCAACTTTTTAGGGAATAACCTAGCTGACTTTTGGACATATACGGGTTTTGCCAATGCTACTGTTGGTCATATCGTAATGATCCTGATAGGTTTATTCTTCATATACCTTGCCGTGGCCAAGGAATTTGAGCCGATGTTGCTCATTCCTATCGGTTTTGGTATCTTGATCGGTAATATTCCTTTCAACATGGAAGCCGGACTGAAAGTCGGCATCTATGAGGAAGGTTCTGTTCTTAATATTTTATATCAAGGAGTTACCTCCGGATGGTATCCACCACTTATCTTTTTAGGTATCGGTGCAATGACGGATTTCTCGGCATTGATTTCAAATCCTAAACTGATGTTGATTGGTGCTGCCGCACAGTTTGGTATTTTCGGTGCATACATGATTGCATTGGCAATGGGCTTTGATCCGATGCAGGCTGGTGCTATCGGCATCATCGGTGGTGCGGACGGTCCGACAGCAATCTTCCTTTCATCCAAACTGGCGCCTAACCTGATGGGAGCTATTGCGGTATCAGCCTATTCATACATGGCATTGGTACCGGTTATCCAGCCGCCTATCATGCGTCTGCTCACTACCAAGCACGAACGTTTGATCCGTATGAAACCACCACGCGTCGTTTCTCATACAGAAAAAGTAATGTTCCCTATCATTGGTTTGTTACTTACTTGTTTTCTGGTTCCGTCGGGTCTGCCTCTATTGGGTATGCTTTTCTTTGGTAACTTATTGAAAGAAAGCGGTGTAACCCGTCGCTTAGCAGAAACTGCCCGCGGTCCGCTGATTGATACCATTACCATCTTATTAGGATTGACAGTAGGTGCTTCCACGCAAGCTTCAGAGTTCCTTACCATTGATTCGATCTTGATTTTCGCGCTGGGTGCATTGTCATTCATCATTGCTACTGCTTCTGGAGTTATCTTCGTGAAGATATTCAACTTGGTATTAGGTAAGGATAACAAAATCAACCCGCTTATCGGTAATGCCGGTGTATCTGCTGTTCCCGACTCGGCACGTATCTCTCAGGTTATTGGTCTGGAATATGATCCTACCAACTACTTGTTGATGCATGCTATGGGTCCCAACGTAGCTGGTGTAATCGGTTCTGCCGTAGCAGCCGGTATTTTACTTGGATTCTTGATGTAA
- a CDS encoding acetyl-CoA carboxylase biotin carboxyl carrier protein: MKEYKYKINGNIYKVAIGDIEDNIAHVEVNGTPYKVEMEKAPKAVMKPVVRPASTSPAPAPTTVVKPAATSTGKSGVKSPLPGVILDIKVNVGDTVKKGQTIIILEAMKMENNINADKDGKITAINVSKGESVLEGTDLVIIE, from the coding sequence ATGAAAGAATATAAATATAAGATTAACGGTAACATATATAAGGTTGCCATTGGAGATATAGAAGATAATATCGCTCATGTTGAAGTAAACGGCACTCCTTACAAAGTAGAAATGGAAAAAGCCCCGAAAGCTGTAATGAAACCGGTAGTTCGTCCTGCATCAACCAGCCCTGCTCCGGCTCCAACTACAGTAGTAAAGCCTGCTGCAACTTCTACAGGAAAATCGGGCGTTAAATCTCCGTTGCCAGGTGTAATCCTTGATATTAAGGTAAATGTTGGTGATACCGTAAAAAAGGGGCAAACCATCATTATCCTTGAAGCTATGAAGATGGAGAATAACATCAACGCAGACAAAGACGGCAAGATCACCGCAATCAATGTAAGTAAAGGAGAATCCGTTCTCGAAGGTACTGACCTTGTAATTATTGAATAA